The Nitrososphaerota archaeon genome has a segment encoding these proteins:
- a CDS encoding TIGR00266 family protein — translation MKYEIKYKPSYSMLVVNLEQGEAIVGEAGAMTYLSPTIEPRTRMREKSILGTLGLSVLGRQSFFVNEYTAINGAGEVALSAAPVGDIDVLQITPSQGYIIQKNSYVASTKDVNLDISWQGFTKGLFGQGLFMIKVNGTGALFINTFGAIDKHVLRLGEKLIVDNFHLVAFSDTCQYKVMKFGGLKETILGGEGLVTEITGPGDLYIQTKNLGELVDWLWTMIEPRVRTRAR, via the coding sequence ATGAAATACGAAATCAAGTACAAGCCATCTTATTCGATGCTTGTAGTAAATCTTGAACAAGGAGAAGCGATAGTCGGTGAAGCTGGTGCGATGACCTACCTTAGCCCAACGATAGAGCCAAGAACAAGGATGAGGGAGAAGAGCATACTGGGAACGCTTGGATTGAGTGTGCTCGGCCGCCAATCATTCTTTGTCAATGAATATACAGCCATAAACGGAGCGGGGGAAGTTGCCCTTAGTGCCGCCCCGGTGGGCGACATAGATGTCCTTCAAATCACGCCTTCGCAGGGCTACATAATTCAAAAGAATTCCTATGTTGCCAGCACGAAAGACGTCAATTTAGATATAAGCTGGCAGGGCTTTACAAAGGGGCTTTTTGGTCAGGGCCTTTTCATGATCAAAGTAAACGGGACAGGGGCATTGTTTATCAACACCTTCGGAGCCATAGACAAGCATGTGCTCAGGCTAGGGGAGAAGCTGATTGTGGATAACTTTCATCTGGTTGCGTTCTCCGATACCTGCCAGTACAAAGTTATGAAATTTGGAGGGCTAAAGGAGACTATACTCGGCGGAGAGGGATTAGTTACAGAAATAACAGGTCCAGGAGATCTCTACATCCAGACGAAGAACCTTGGAGAATTGGTAGACTGGCTGTGGACGATGATAGAACCTAGGGTTAGAACTAGGGCTAGGTAA
- a CDS encoding acyl-CoA dehydrogenase encodes MGILRPNAAEYSLTLSEEHREIQKLAREFAENEIAPIADKIDKEDKIPAEIVRKIGELGFLGVPYPTEFGGVGSDYLSMAIVVEELARISCAVSVLPVAHTLAAMPIYVHGTEEQRKKYLVPLAKGEKVGAHAMTEAAAGSDVAGIKSIARKEGDKYVINGSKVFCTNGDVAETFVIFARTSPPKEKRQLGISAFIVERGMKGFTVGRSIGKTGIHGSQSVELLMEDLVIPRENLLGEEDKGFYLALDCYDHGRIEVAAQGVGVGQAAIEAAAKYTAQRIAFGQPLLEFQGPQFMLGEISAEVSAARFLTYWAASLKDQGKDFAAAASMAKMYATEAGERAALLAIKLGGSAGVATEYPMERFLRDIQVTKIYEGTNDIQRLTLGRIIYKEAKTILGQS; translated from the coding sequence ATGGGAATACTAAGACCTAACGCAGCAGAGTATTCGCTTACGCTCAGCGAAGAGCATAGAGAAATCCAGAAGCTTGCAAGAGAGTTTGCCGAAAACGAAATAGCCCCAATTGCAGACAAAATTGACAAAGAGGACAAGATTCCTGCGGAAATTGTCAGAAAGATAGGCGAACTTGGATTTCTTGGCGTGCCATACCCTACTGAGTTTGGAGGAGTAGGTTCAGATTATCTTTCGATGGCCATAGTAGTTGAAGAGCTTGCAAGGATAAGCTGCGCAGTTTCGGTATTACCAGTGGCTCATACCCTAGCAGCGATGCCGATCTATGTTCATGGCACTGAGGAGCAGAGGAAGAAGTACCTAGTTCCCTTGGCAAAAGGCGAGAAGGTAGGAGCACATGCAATGACGGAAGCGGCTGCTGGCTCCGATGTTGCAGGGATCAAAAGCATCGCAAGGAAAGAAGGCGACAAGTATGTAATTAATGGTTCAAAGGTCTTCTGTACAAATGGGGACGTTGCAGAAACTTTTGTGATATTCGCCAGGACTAGCCCTCCAAAGGAGAAACGGCAGCTGGGAATTTCAGCATTCATAGTCGAAAGAGGGATGAAGGGCTTTACCGTCGGCAGGTCGATAGGGAAGACTGGTATACACGGCTCGCAATCCGTCGAGCTGCTAATGGAGGATTTGGTTATTCCTAGAGAAAACTTGCTGGGCGAGGAGGATAAAGGATTCTACCTTGCACTTGACTGCTATGACCATGGGAGGATAGAGGTCGCTGCTCAGGGAGTCGGAGTTGGACAAGCAGCTATAGAAGCGGCTGCAAAATATACTGCTCAGAGAATAGCCTTCGGGCAGCCATTGTTAGAATTCCAAGGCCCGCAGTTCATGCTGGGAGAAATTTCCGCAGAAGTAAGTGCTGCAAGGTTTCTTACCTACTGGGCCGCATCATTGAAAGATCAGGGGAAGGATTTTGCTGCCGCTGCAAGCATGGCCAAAATGTACGCGACTGAAGCTGGGGAGAGAGCCGCACTATTAGCTATAAAGTTAGGAGGTTCAGCAGGCGTTGCGACGGAATATCCGATGGAGAGGTTTCTCAGGGATATTCAGGTCACCAAGATATACGAAGGGACGAACGACATCCAGAGGCTTACCCTCGGCAGAATTATCTACAAAGAAGCAAAGACTATTCTGGGACAGAGCTAA
- a CDS encoding plastocyanin produces MFSKRLFVVIAIVVVLAGGTALLLSIQINTGIQASRIVYVSAVKGSSNSSLVKDGFQPKEILVIIGINNTVTWTNDDPGVIHTVHSDLPEFDSGFLDPGRAFTHTFTRSGTFTYHCDPHPWMVGKVIVKEK; encoded by the coding sequence ATGTTCTCGAAGAGGCTCTTTGTCGTTATAGCAATTGTGGTAGTTCTGGCAGGTGGAACAGCGTTGTTGCTGTCTATCCAGATAAACACCGGGATTCAAGCCTCTAGAATAGTCTATGTTTCTGCAGTAAAGGGCTCTTCAAACAGCTCTCTGGTTAAAGACGGGTTCCAGCCGAAAGAGATACTTGTCATAATTGGAATAAACAATACGGTAACTTGGACAAATGATGACCCCGGAGTTATTCATACTGTGCACAGCGACCTTCCGGAGTTTGATTCAGGATTTCTTGATCCTGGAAGAGCGTTTACCCATACCTTCACAAGATCTGGGACCTTCACATATCATTGCGATCCTCACCCTTGGATGGTAGGTAAGGTAATAGTAAAAGAAAAGTGA
- a CDS encoding winged helix-turn-helix transcriptional regulator, protein MKEYLFKKFGTILETSKTINHIPCSMKFAARVCMNSFGLPELQLPVRKRIFEVVSKFPGLHFREVQRRTGLATGSLEYHLDVLERAGTIKVEKRLFRLRLYPVDVAEGEAAVLSLIRQGNYRKTLLFLLKNPQASQGRIADFVRISPSTMSWYLKRLLDMQIVKSERNGRETRYSIVDYQMVARTLSTFRSSFSDRAVDNFLKTWEGLFD, encoded by the coding sequence ATGAAAGAATATTTATTTAAGAAATTTGGTACAATCCTCGAAACGTCCAAAACTATAAATCACATACCATGCTCAATGAAATTTGCGGCAAGAGTCTGTATGAACAGTTTTGGCCTTCCCGAACTTCAGCTCCCTGTGCGCAAAAGAATCTTTGAAGTAGTTTCCAAATTTCCTGGCCTACACTTTAGAGAAGTTCAAAGGAGAACCGGCCTTGCGACTGGGTCCCTCGAATATCATCTTGACGTCTTGGAGAGGGCAGGGACAATTAAGGTAGAGAAAAGATTGTTCAGATTACGCCTTTATCCTGTGGATGTTGCTGAGGGCGAAGCAGCCGTCCTCTCCCTGATACGACAAGGGAACTACAGGAAGACCCTTCTGTTCCTGCTAAAGAACCCTCAAGCATCGCAGGGGCGGATTGCGGATTTTGTACGAATTTCACCTTCGACAATGAGCTGGTATCTCAAGAGGTTGCTAGACATGCAAATTGTGAAGTCTGAAAGGAATGGCAGAGAGACACGCTATAGCATAGTAGATTATCAGATGGTAGCAAGGACGCTAAGCACATTCAGGTCGAGCTTTTCGGATAGAGCGGTTGATAACTTTCTCAAGACATGGGAAGGATTATTCGACTAG